From the genome of Eucalyptus grandis isolate ANBG69807.140 chromosome 2, ASM1654582v1, whole genome shotgun sequence, one region includes:
- the LOC104423086 gene encoding protein MODIFIED TRANSPORT TO THE VACUOLE 1, giving the protein MDSSRRAVESYWRSRMIDAATSSEDKVAPVYKLEEISELLRSSHASIVKEVSEFVLKRLDHKSPIVKQKALRLIKYVVGKSGVEFRREMQRQSLAVRQLIHYKGQPDPLKGDALNKAVRDMAQEALAAIFSEQENKPAPAESVHRRIEGFGSTNFQMPSEDKKSFLSEVVGLGSASIKQGLSSFTQSHSFGRDDTGNYKSPNLHRSLTIESDNSNTYEPVRIHGENSNTFGISNGQHGGSSKLDSRGTRTELVIGDSSSNRTEKTREERLLDTIVTSGGVRLQPTRDAIQAFLVEAAKLDAMALSWALESKLQSPQWQVRMKALSVLDSILRKKNDEHFSVIASYFCENVDVLVRCSESPQASLRDKSMKVLGLLDREQALGSGADSQKFVKSETENVIQMPDLIDTGDPDESGGANDYSGKQIERKAGNLASHTGPLIDDLLGDDMGSGGNTSDIKTNDDPFADVLFHNVKGVEPADDIFAGMTVSDKNDVKGDSAKANKYGSELIDIFQPSSGDSQGNNATDHVNDIMAGLSINGNGSNIQENATMSGAALLDVTSGRESYPVHQSSNGAISNVLNSQNTVMGGNATFPFNGMPNNVPPGMLFNMPSQSLGYGNMANMFVAQQQYLATISNLQHLGNLNSQNGGTAYVAGDKGSHPSPYPDIFQPNFLNQAPTSVMNNSKKEETRAFDFISDHLAAARDPKRVV; this is encoded by the exons ATGGATTCGAGCAGGAGGGCGGTGGAATCGTACTGGAGATCGCGGATGATCGATGCCGCGACCTCCAGCGAGGACAAGGTCGCGCCCGTCTACAAATTGGAGGAAATCTCCGAGCTCCTGCGGTCCTCCCACGCCAGCATCGTCAAGGAAGTGTCGGAGTTCGTCCTCAAGCGCCTCGATCACAAGAGCCCCATCGTTAAGCAGAAG GCTCTTAGGTTGATCAAGTATGTTGTTGGAAAGTCTGGTGTGGAGTTtcggagggaaatgcaaagacAGTCTTTGGCCGTTCGACAGTTGATTCATTACAAGGGTCAACCAGATCCTTTGAAGGGGGATGCTTTGAATAAAGCTGTGCGTGACATGGCTCAGGAGGCTCTAGCTGCCATCTTCAGTGAACAGGAAAATAAACCAGCTCCAGCTGAAAGTGTCCACAGAAGAATAGAAGGATTTGGGAGTACAAATTTTCAAATGCCGTCAGAagacaaaaaatcatttcttagTGAGGTAGTCGGCCTAGGGAGTGCTTCCATTAAGCAGGGACTTAGTAGCTTCACTCAAAGTCACTCGTTTGGAAGGGATGATACTGGAAACTACAAGAGTCCCAACCTCCATAGGTCTTTGACAATAGAAAGTGACAATTCTAATACGTATGAACCAGTTCGAATTCATGGTGAAAACTCAAATACTTTCGGGATATCAAATGGTCAGCATGGTGGATCCTCAAAGCTAGATTCAAGAGGAACTAGAACAGAACTAGTGATTGGAGATTCCAGTTCAAACCGTACAGAGAAGACTCGTGAGGAACGCTTGCTGGACACCATTGTGACATCAGGTGGAGTACGTCTACAACCAACTCGAGATGCCATTCAAGCTTTCCTTGTGGAGGCTGCAAAGTTGGATGCAATGGCTTTAAGTTGGGCCCTTGAATCAAAGCTGCAGTCCCCACAGTGGCAG GTCCGAATGAAGGCTCTCTCTGTACTAGATTcaattttaaggaaaaagaatgatgaGCATTTCTCAGTTATAGCATCTTATTTTTGCGAGAATGTTGATGTTCTGGTGCGATGTTCCGAGTCTCCGCAAGCATCATTGAGAGATAAATCTATGAAG GTCTTAGGCCTTCTGGATAGAGAACAGGCCCTTGGTTCCGGAGCTGATTCACAGAAGTTTGTCAAGTCTGAGACGGAAAATGTCATTCAGATGCCTGACCTAATAGACACCGGTGATCCTGATGAATCTGGGGGAGCAAATGACTACTCAGGGAAGCAAATTGAGCGGAAGGCTGGTAATCTGGCATCACATACAGGACCACTTATAGATGATTTGCTTGGAGATGACATGGGCTCTGGTGGGAATACAAGTGATATAAAAACTAATGATGATCCTTTTGCTGATGTTTTGTTCCATAATGTTAAGGGTGTTGAACCTGCAGATGACATTTTTGCTGGTATGACTGTTAGTGATAAGAATGATGTTAAAGGAGACTCTGCGAAGGCAAACAAATATGGATCTGAGTTGATTGATATTTTTCAACCCAGTTCTGGAGATTCTCAAGGAAACAATGCTACAGACCATGTCAATGATATAATGGCTGGCTTGTCCATTAATGGTAATGGCTCCAATATTCAGGAGAATGCAACCATGTCCGGGGCAGCTTTGCTAGATGTTACGTCAGGAAGGGAGAGTTATCCTGTTCATCAATCTTCTAATGGTGCTATAAGCAATGTGCTTAATTCCCAAAACACAGTGATGGGTGGAAATGCGACGTTTCCTTTTAACGGTATGCCAAATAATGTACCTCCAGGCATGTTGTTCAATATGCCGTCTCAGTCCTTAGGTTACGGCAACATGGCAAATATGTTTGTTGCTCAGCAGCAATATCTGGCAACCATTTCAAACTTGCAACACCTAGGAAACCTCAATTCTCAGAATGGTGGCACTGCTTATGTTGCTGGAGATAAAGGTAGTCATCCGTCTCCTTATCCTGATATATTCCAGCCGAACTTTCTGAATCAG